The sequence CCGCGGCCAGTGACGGAGGCGCGCCATGACACCGATCAACCCGATCTGGGGCCATGTCGCCGGCGTATTCATCGTGCTGATGATGATCAGTTTCATCGGCATCTGGATCTGGGCCTGGCGCAAATATCACAAACCGACCTTCAACCGCATGGCGCACCTGCCACTGGAAGATGAGCCGGAAACCGATGGCCGCACGAAGGAGAATCGCCCATGAGCAGTGGCTGGTCGTTATGGGTGATGTTCCTGGTGGTGCTCAACATGGGCATCACGCTGTTCCTGTTCCTGTGGGGCCCGCGCGCGAAGATACCGACCCTGCCCGACGGCACCAGCGGCCATGTGTGGGCGCACGGCGTGCTGCGCGAAGGCGTGCGCCGGTTGCCGACGTGGTGGGTGGTGTTTTCTGCCAGCATGTTCGTGGCCGGCTTCACCTACCTCTACCTGTACCCGGGTTTCGGCAACCACAAGGGTGCGCTGAACTGGACCTCGCACGGCCAGCTGCAGCGTGACCAGGCCGCCAACAACGCCAGGCTCGAACCACTGCTGGAACGCTTCCGCCTGTACCCGGTGGAAAAGCTGGCCGGCGATCCGGAAGCGCTGGCGATGGGCAAGGTGTTGTTCGAGGACAACTGCGCCGCCTGCCATCAGCGCAGCGGCAAGGGCAACATGCTGCTCGGTGCGCCCAACCTCACCGACAACGACTGGCTCTACGGCGGCAGCGGCAGCGACATCACCACCTCGATCCACGACGGCCGCAGCGGCGTCATGCCGCCGTGGGCCAGCCTGGGCGCGGACAACGTGAAGAATCTGGCGCAGTACGTGCTGAGCCTGTCCGGCTCGCCGCACGACGCGACCAAGGCCGCCGCCGGCCAGCCGCTGTTTGCTACCTGCGCGGCGTGCCATGGTGCCGAAGGCAAGGGCAATCAGGCACTCGGTGCACCCAACCTCACCGACAAGATCTGGCTGCACGGCGGTAGCGTGGCCGACATCGAGAAGACCATCGGCGAAGGACGCCAGGGCCACATGCCGGCATGGAGCCCGCGTCTGAACGACGACCAGATCCATGTGGTCGCCGCCTATGTCTACCAGCTGTCGCACCCTGTCGATGAAAGCAGGCAATGAACCTTCGGCCCGGCACGGATCGGCGTGGTATCGGCAACCGATCGCGTGGCTGGGCGTGTTCGTCTTCGTGGCGTCGATGGCTGGCTGCATCTGGCTGATCGTGGTCGGCAACCGCTACGCCGACACGCCACTGGATACCGCGCACACCGTGTTTGGCGTGCCGGTCAGTGCACACAGCAGCGCCCGTCCGGCACCCAGACCGTCGACTGACCCACCGCCATGAACAGCTACGCGGCGTGGGCCCATCCGCAACTCGCCGCGCAGGTACTGCGCCCCCGCCGCGACGGTTGCAGCGAGATCGCACTCTCGGTCGAGGCGCTGACCGATGCCCGCCAGGTCCTGCAACTGGAACAACTGATCCGCTCACTGCCCGGCGTGCAGCGCGTTGCCATCGATCGTCCGGCGCGCCGGGTGCGGGTGGTGCTGGATGTCGGCCGTACGCCCTTGCCGACCCTGCTGGCGAATTTCGCCGCCGCCGGTTGCCCGGCACAACCGCTGCAGCACGACAGCATCGACGATGCCCGCGCGCAGGAACAGCACGACGCGCTGAAGCGCCTGCTGGTGGCCGGCATGTGCGCAATGCAGGTGATGACCTATGCATTCGTCATCTATATCGGCGTGGTCGACTTCGTCGATTTCAGCACGCGCAACCTGTTCCGCTGGCTCGGCCTGCTGACCAGCGTACCGGTGGTGTTCTACTCGGCCATGCCGTTCTTCCGCGGTGCGCTGCAGGAACTGCGCGAGCGCCGGCTCGGCATCAACCTGCCGGTCGCGCTGGCGGTGGCCCTGGTGTTCCTGGCCAGCATGATCAACACCCTGCGCGGCAGCGGCGAGATCTATTTCGATTCGGTGACCATGTTCGTGTTCCTGCTGCTGGGCGGGCGCTACCTGGAACTGCGCTCGCGCCACCGCAGCGGTGCGATGGGCGATGCGGTGATCGACACCGCGCCGCTGCTGGCGCAACGCCGTCGTGCCGATGGCGAACTGGAAACGGTGCCGGCAATGACCCTGCTGTCCGGCGACCGCGTGCACATCGCCGAAGGCACCCGGGTGCCCGCCGACGGCGTGCTGCAGAGCGCGGATGTCCGGGTGGATGAAGCGCTGCTGTCGGGCGAGTCGCGACCGGTGCGACGCATGCGCGGCGACCAGCTGATCGCCGGCAGCGTGCTGTTGTCCGGCCCGGCCGAACTGATCGTGGAGCACAGCGGCAACACCACCACCGTGGCGCGGCTGGGTGAACTGGCCACGCGTGCGCGGCAGGCACGTACGCTGGGCGCCGCCAGCGATCGCGAGGTCGGCCGCTTCGTCGCCCGCGTGCTGGGGCTGACCGTACTCACCGCACTGGGCTGGTCGCTGGTCGATCCCGCGCGTGCTTTCGAAGCGGCAGTGGCGGTGCTGGTCGTCGCCTGCCCCTGTGCGTTCGCGCTCACCCGCCCGGCCACGCTGACCCGGGCACTGGGCGTGCTGGCCGGTCGCGGCGTGCTGGTCACCCACGGCGAGGCACTCGGCCGGCTGGCCGCGGTCGACTACGCGATGTTCGACAAGACCGGCACGCTGACGGTGCCGCAACTGGACCGCCACGCGGTCGAGCCCTTGCGCGGCGACAGTGCCGAGCAGGTGCTGCAACTGGCCGCCGCACTGGCGCATGAAAGCTCGCACCCGCTGGCCCGTGCGCTGGCCGACACGGCACGCCAGCAGGCGCTGCCGCTGCAGGCGCAATCAGTACAGGTGGCTGCCGCTGCCGGCATCTGCGGCGAAGTGGCGGGCCGCCCGTTGTGGCTGGGGCGGGCTGACTTTGCACTGGCGCCGAGCGGCCAGGCGATTCCCTCCGGCATCAGCGATGCCTTGCTGCTGGCCGATACGCAGGGTGCCATCGCCGCCTTCCATCTGGACGAACAGCCGCGCGCCGATGCCCGCCGCATGCTCGACTTCCTGCGTGCCGACGGCATCGCGACCAGCATGGCCAGCGGCGATGCCGCCAGTCGCGTGGCGACGGTGGCTGATCGCCTCGGCATCGCCGACTGGCATGCACGGCAATCGCCCGCGGACAAACTCGAACGCTTGCAGGCCGCGCACGCCAAGGGACATACCACGCTGGCCGTCGGCGACGGCAGCAACGACGCACCGCTGCTGGCTGGTGCCGATGTCTCGGCGGCGCTGGCCTCCGGCACCGAGCTGGCCCAGGCCCATGCCGACCTGTTGCTGCTGGATGGACGGCTGAGCGGACTGGTCGACGCACGCGCGATCGCCTGCCAGCTGCAGCAGATCACCGCGCAGAGCCGCCGCTGGGCGCTGGCCTACAACCTGTGCGCGGTGCCGTTTGCGGCATTCGGCCTGGTACCGCCATGGCTGGCCGGCATCGGCATGTCGCTCAGTTCGCTGGTGGTGGTGCTGAACGCACTGCGCGTGGGCAGCCGGGAAGCGACTTCGGACGAACGCTCCGGCCCGGCAACCGGCGCACGCGAGTTGCCGGCATGAACATCCTGCTGGTGCTGATTCCGGTAACCCTGGTCATCCTGATCGTGGCCGTG is a genomic window of Rhodanobacter thiooxydans containing:
- a CDS encoding cbb3-type cytochrome oxidase subunit 3, whose translation is MTPINPIWGHVAGVFIVLMMISFIGIWIWAWRKYHKPTFNRMAHLPLEDEPETDGRTKENRP
- a CDS encoding heavy metal translocating P-type ATPase, with protein sequence MNSYAAWAHPQLAAQVLRPRRDGCSEIALSVEALTDARQVLQLEQLIRSLPGVQRVAIDRPARRVRVVLDVGRTPLPTLLANFAAAGCPAQPLQHDSIDDARAQEQHDALKRLLVAGMCAMQVMTYAFVIYIGVVDFVDFSTRNLFRWLGLLTSVPVVFYSAMPFFRGALQELRERRLGINLPVALAVALVFLASMINTLRGSGEIYFDSVTMFVFLLLGGRYLELRSRHRSGAMGDAVIDTAPLLAQRRRADGELETVPAMTLLSGDRVHIAEGTRVPADGVLQSADVRVDEALLSGESRPVRRMRGDQLIAGSVLLSGPAELIVEHSGNTTTVARLGELATRARQARTLGAASDREVGRFVARVLGLTVLTALGWSLVDPARAFEAAVAVLVVACPCAFALTRPATLTRALGVLAGRGVLVTHGEALGRLAAVDYAMFDKTGTLTVPQLDRHAVEPLRGDSAEQVLQLAAALAHESSHPLARALADTARQQALPLQAQSVQVAAAAGICGEVAGRPLWLGRADFALAPSGQAIPSGISDALLLADTQGAIAAFHLDEQPRADARRMLDFLRADGIATSMASGDAASRVATVADRLGIADWHARQSPADKLERLQAAHAKGHTTLAVGDGSNDAPLLAGADVSAALASGTELAQAHADLLLLDGRLSGLVDARAIACQLQQITAQSRRWALAYNLCAVPFAAFGLVPPWLAGIGMSLSSLVVVLNALRVGSREATSDERSGPATGARELPA
- the ccoP gene encoding cytochrome-c oxidase, cbb3-type subunit III — its product is MSSGWSLWVMFLVVLNMGITLFLFLWGPRAKIPTLPDGTSGHVWAHGVLREGVRRLPTWWVVFSASMFVAGFTYLYLYPGFGNHKGALNWTSHGQLQRDQAANNARLEPLLERFRLYPVEKLAGDPEALAMGKVLFEDNCAACHQRSGKGNMLLGAPNLTDNDWLYGGSGSDITTSIHDGRSGVMPPWASLGADNVKNLAQYVLSLSGSPHDATKAAAGQPLFATCAACHGAEGKGNQALGAPNLTDKIWLHGGSVADIEKTIGEGRQGHMPAWSPRLNDDQIHVVAAYVYQLSHPVDESRQ